Part of the Cupriavidus basilensis genome is shown below.
CCTCGGGACCGCGATTTCCTAGCCCGTGTCCGCCTCTCCTGAAGCCAGGCGGTGACCCAGGCACGCAGAAATGGGTACGCAAGGCATGAAATTCCACCGCGCGCCGGCATCCGAGCACCGAGAGCATCTCCGCGGGCATCGCGCAAGGGGCTGACTGACGCAATATCGCAACGCAGAAACGGGTACGCCCCGTTTTTTTTCTTCCCGCTGCCCCAACAGCTCAAACGCCTGAAATTGCGCAGAAACGGGTACGCCCAAAGGCCCATGCCGAGTTTCCCAGCGCTCGGCAGGCGCCTTCATGCGGTCCCTCGACCGCATTCCACTTCTCCTCCCCTCCAAAAATCCTTGTCCAAGGACGACTTGGCTCCTTTTCCGCAGAAACGGGTACGCACAGCACCCTTTCCAGTCGCGTTGTGGCCGCAGAAACGGGTACGCACAACTGACCGGTGCCTGCGGCATACGACCGCGCCGGCGCCAGTCTCATCGGGGACATGCGCAGAAACGGGTACGCCCGCAAAGATCCTTTTACTCATTCACTCTTTTTGAGTGCAAGCACTCGCTTTCTGTACAAGGCTTGTGTATAATAGAAAGAAGGGAGTTTTGCGCTCGACAAAACCGGATCCGATTACGCAGAAACGGGTACGCACCTTGAAAAACGAGGTCGCAGAAATGGGTACGCTTTTGGCGCCGCGCGACTCGAAACGAGGGTTCGCAGAATTGGGTACGCCGCAGAAACGGGTACGCTTCAAGTCAGCGAGCCCTGAAAAGCGGGTTTTCAAATGCCGTAGCGCAGAATTGGGTACGTAAACGGAACGACAGGGGTGCTCACGACGCAGAATTGGGTACGCAAAGCGGTGAGGGCGGTCTTGGTAAACTGGGATGCGTACCCAATTCTGCGGGGATAACTACTCCGGAATGCCGGTTTACGCGGTATACGTGACGAAAAGCGCTCTGCGCCCGCAGAAACAGGTACGGTTTTGGCGCCTCCGGCTGTGGAAAAGCCTGTGGGAACAGGGACTTATCCACGCAGAAACCGGTTCGGGCTTTGCGCTGAAACGGGTTCGGTATACCGCAGAATCTGGTACAGCACTTCGCAGAATCGAGTACGGTTTCACGCAGAATCGGGTTCGCCCGGGGTGTTTTTCCTCATAAGAATCAAGGATCTGGGTCTCCCGTATACGGTTTACAAGTAGTTAACCCATACTCTTAACGTTTACCGGTAGCTGATGGCTGGCCTTCCGTGGACAACCCTTCGGGATTGCCCACCGTAGTCCACCATGCAACCAGCCATGAGACCCAGCACACCCAAAACACGCGGCATTGCAGGAAATTCATCTACCGAACCCGTTTCTGCGTGACAAGGCGGATTGCTTCGCGTAAAAAGTCGTGTATTCCGAAGCACGCCAATATGCCCATTAAACGCAACCAGACCATCCTTGGGTCCCGCGGTCCAGCAGATATGGACAGTGAGCCGTCCCGCATCATCGTTCCCGGCGACGAGAACAGTCTGGTTCCGTCCGAGAAATTCCAGCGCCTGTTCGACGAAGCCCAGGCCATGGAGCGCGAAGATGCATGGCAAAGCGGCGAAGTCGGCTTCTTGAGCCGTGCCAGTGTGCAGGTCACCTTGCCTTACCGGGCGCCAAAGGGCGCTCCGCCCGTGTGGACGCGCACCAGTGGAAACATTTCACTGATGATCCAGCCTGGATACTTCACCCAGCAGCGTTCAGAAAAAGCCAGCAACGGACGCCAGAAACTGGTGTCCGAAACGGTCTCGCTTGGCTATCCCTATGGCTCCTATCCGCGCCTGATGCTTGCCTGGATCGGCAAGGAGATCATGGCCAAGAAAAAGCGCGGCGAGTTTACCGGGACGGTCGAGGACCGCCGCATCTCGCTGGGCAATTCGCTGTCCGAGTTCATGTACAACCTGGGCATTCCGATGGCCACGGGTGGCAAGCGTGGCACCATGACCCTTGTGCGGCAGCAGATGATCCGCCTGTTCTCCGCCACCATTGCGATTGTCCAGAACAAGTCCACGCCGAGCCAGAATCAAAACCCGAACCACGAGCCGCTTTCGATCGATCGCGTCGGCTATCTGCTGGCAGACCAACTGTCGACCTGGTGGGATCCCATGCAGCCGGGGCAGGGCTCGATGTTCGAGAGCTTCGTGGTGCTGTCCGAGCCTTTTTTCAATGAGCTGGTTAACCGGCCTGTTCCGGTTGACATGCGCGCGCTGAAGGCACTCAAGCAGTCGCCGTTTGCGCTGGACGTATACTCTTGGCTGACCTATCGCTTCTTCACGATCCAGCGGCGTACCGAGATTCCCTGGGAAGCCTTGCAGATGCAGTTTGGCACTGAAACTGAAAGTGAGCGGAAATTCCGCGCGCTGTTCCGTAAGGCGCTCAAGGATGTGCTGGTTGTCTATCCTGGCGCCAAGGTGGATGCGGATTCGTCCAAGGCGCTGATCCTGCAGCCTTCCCGTACGAGCGTTCGCAAGCTCGCCTGAGCCTGGGTGCATGCATTGCCGAACCCGCCTGCCCAATGAGCTGGCGGGTTTTTCGTTGGGCCCCCGAGATATTGCGTGAAGGTGCCTGGATGCCGAGCGAGCATCGTCGGCCCTGCAAGAAGCACAAAAGGCAAGCGTTATACGCTTGCCTTTTGCTTTGCCTACCGCGTCAAGCCCGAGAGCCAGGCGCAGTCTGCGATTTCGGGCTTGATTCGTGAGATCAGGCCGGCTTGATGGCGGATGCCTGCAAGCCCTTCGGGCCCTGCTTTACTTCAAACGTGACGCGCTGACCATCCTTGAGCGTCTTGAAGCCCGAACCCTGGATTTCGGAGAAGTGCGCGAACAGATCCGCACCGCCGTCGTCCGGGGTAATGAAGCCAAAGCCCTTGGTCTCATTGAACCATTTGACCGTACCGGTTGTCATGTGAATTTCCTTTCGAAGCAAGTTCTTGTACGCAACGCAAACAACGCTAACAACCGTTCAAGCACGCTAAGTTCTCGTAGTTACCGAACGGACGCCGACGAGGTGACACGACTTGACTCGACTGTTGCGGGCATCATAACCAGTTTGTCTAGTTGTGTCATGTGCGTCGAAAGACGCACTGCCGCTACTTTAGGCGTATTCCGTGCCGCATTTCAAGTGGAAATCTTTCATTTCCATAACGCGAAATATTTTCGCCAATATTATATTTAAAATATAAATTCAAAAAACAGTTGAGCCAGCACGTCACTTTGACTAAAGTTGCGGCTAGCGATAATCGCGCTTTCAGCGCTGAAAGAGAGGTCGTAGTGCCAGCTAAAATCATCACGGTCTTCAACCAAAAGGGCGGATGCGGAAAGACCACGGTCAGCATGCATCTCGCAGGGACGCTCGGATTGCGCGGCGCGCGATCGATGCTTGTCGATATGGACGAGCAGGGCACGGCAACTCGCTGGGCCGCGCAGGCAAGCGATGAGCGGCCTTTTCCTGCTTCGGTGATCGGCCTGGCGCCGTCCGGCGGTGCAATGCACCGCGAAGTCAGGAAATTCATCCAGGACTACGATTACATCGTGGTCGATTGCCCCCCGGCGGTACATTCGGCGGCACCCTCAAGCGCCCTGCTGATTTCCGATCTGGCAATCATTCCGGTCGTCCCATCACCTCCCGACCTTTGGGCGGCCGTGGCAGCGAAGACCCTGGCCCAACACGCTCAGGTCCAGAACGAAACGCTGCGTATCCGCGTCATGGCAAACATGGTGCAACGGCGCGTCTCCATTGCGCGCCAGGCGATTGAGATTCTGGGGGACGATCTGGAAATCCCGTTGATGCAATCGATGATCGGTTCGCGCTCGCCGTTTCGCGAATGCCAGGCGATTGGATGCACCGTGCACGGCGTGGCAGGCGCGCGTGAGTCCGTGCAGGAAGTCGACATGATGGTCGACGAAGTATTGTCTTTGATTGAGCAATAGGTATGGCGACAAAATTGAAAAGCCTCAAGGCAGGCATGTTGGCGGGAATGGCGGCAGAAAAAACCCGAGGGGACGCGATCGATCGCTTTGCCCGCGCCGAAGCGGCAATTTCGCAACACCCCAACGGCTTGCTTCAGGCGCGCGGCCGAGAGCCGAGCCCCATTTTCAGCGCTGAAAGTGAGCCGGAGGAAGAGGGCGGCCGAATCCTGATGAAGGTGCCGCTGGCGCAACTCCACGACAATCCTTTCAATGCCCGCCGCATCTACGACCCCGTGGTGGTGCAGGAACGCGCGGCTTCGATCGCCACCCATGGCCAGAAGACACCGGGCCTGGCGACGCCGGACCCAGCGCGGCCGGGGCACTACATCCTGATCGATGGCCACTACCGCAAGCGGGCGCTGGCCTCCGCGGGCAAGCTCGAGATGGAATGCTTCATCGAGAGCAACCTGAATGACCTGGATTTCTACCGGTTGTCGTTCCTGCTCAATGAGCAACGGTCCGACCAGTCGGCGCTGGACAACGCGATTGCCTGGCGACAACTGCTGGATGAAGGCAAGGTCCAGAAAGAGGAAGACATCTGCGAACTGACAGGCATGTCAGCCGGCACGGTTAACAAGACACTGGCGCTGCTCAGACTGCCCGAGTCGGTCCTGGGCGTCATGCGCGAGCGTCCCAGCGCAATCGGGATTGCCACCGGCTATGAACTGACACTCTATTGCAAGATCGTTGGAGAGGACCGCACGCGGGACCTGGCCACGCGCATCATGGCAGAGGGCTTGTCCAGCCGTGAAGTCGAGGCGATTCGCAAGCACGCGCAAGAAGGCAAGGCACGCAAGATCAAGGAGATCAGCCGGCAGTACAAGATCCGCAGCGATGCCGGACAGCTGCTGGGCACGATCAAGGAGTGGGATTCCGGGCGCGTGGTGCTGGACGTGCAAGTGAACGACCGAGGCGCGCGCGAAGCGCTGGTCGAAACTCTCAAGGCGCGTTTTGGCCTGGAGAAGACCGCTAGCTGATAGCTTGCACTTGCATAGTCATAGGCGGGGGAGAAGGGCAGCGATCACCCACCCCACCCGGTCACTCCGGGGCCGAAACGACATGAACATGATCCACTGTGCTGGTCCCGGAAGCCTCAGGGGCCATGACTCCCGCGCCGCCCGCCCCAACGCGCTTCACCCGCGTTCTTCGCCCCGCCAGGTCGCGCGGCGAGCGCACCGCAAACTCGGCATCCTCGGCCTCCCGATACCGCTCGATCACCTGGCTCAGCAAGGCATGCAATCCCCTTACCGAATAGCCTGAGCCCGGCGACATCTCGGCCTTACGCCTGGCACGGCCGGTAGGCGGAAGCCGGGGTGGCCCGACAAGCACGATCGGCTGGCCGGCCAGGCTGCCCCAATCCAGCCCGCGGTCTTGCCAGTGACGCTTCAGTGCGCCGCGAGCGGCTTCGCTAAGACCCTCATCCACTGCACTGGGCGTACCAACTTCTTCATGCGTACCAACTTCTTCGTGCACGCCAAGCTTGTCGCGCGTGAACGTCGCCAGGCTCGCAAATCCGATAGGCTGCTCCTGCAACAAGCGGACCGCGGCGTCGGCCGCGCGATACCGAATGCCTTCCGGTTCCCGGCCCTGGGCGGCTAGCCAGTCAAGGAATCTGGCCAGCGATTCGGGTTCGAGGGTGCTCCCCGCGGCCACCGGCACAGCCAAGCGCAATGCCGTCCTCCTCGACTGGCTCTCGGGCCGCCAGACGTGCTCCGCAATATGTCCCTGGCCTTGCAGCCATTCAAACAGCGCACCCAGGATACGCGAGGCATGAAGCACGCTGCTCTCGGACAGCGGACCAGTGAATGGCCGCCAGGCCGCCGACTCCCTTGGTGCGCGCGGCCCGACCCACAAACGTACGGGAGCGGGATGACGAAGGAACGCGAAATATTCCTCGCGATCCTGCCGATCCAGCATCGCCAGCGGTTTGCGTCGCTCCATTGCCGTCCAAAGCAAAAGCCGCTCGGCCTCCTTGCGGTAGGCTAGCCAGGTACTTTGCTGCGCCCGATTTGCTGCGAGCCAAGCCCGAACCGCGACGAGATCGCTTCCAAAAGCGCTCTTCAGATCACTATTGTCCGGAATCGCAGTTACCGTACCCGATTCTTCTTCGCGCATCAACTCAAGCGGCACCAGTTGGTGCAAGCGCGGGCCAAGCGCGGCTTCGGCCAGGCGCCCCCGCGCGAAAACGTGCTCCCGCAGCAGCGGCTCTCCCCGGTCATCCCGGACGACATCGCGATGATCGGCCAGCCACCGGTTGATCGCCGCCCCGGCGAGGGCGCCGATGCGCGGTACCGAGCGCCACCACGCATTGCCATGGCGGTTGGCCAGATTCACCAAAATATGAAGATTAGATATCTTCTGTGCCCGCAAGCGCCTGGCCAGGGCCGGGGAAAACCAAAGCTCGATGCCATGATCGGCTCGGGGCTGGGCGGTACCCAGCCGTTCCAGCTCGGCCAGGGCTTCGACCCGGCGGTCCATGCCCCGGTTGGAGCGGCCGGGACCACCTTCCAGCAGTTCAGCCAGATCCTGCCGGCTATGCAGGTGCGCCAACTGAACCATGCGGTCGCGCAGCCCAAGCAACACCCGCAAGGCGGATTCGCCACCTGCGTCGTCGTCGTCGCTGTCATCACTGAGATAGCGCCCAGCTACCATGGCAGCCGGCATGCCCTGCACGTAAGCCCGAACAGCGGCAAATTCGCTGCGGGTGAGACTCAGGTTAGGGGCCTTACCGGGTTGCATGACAACGTTCGATTTGGTCGCTAAGATCTTGATTCATAAGGCACTTAATCAATCGCTAAATGCATCCGGGTATAAATGCATAGTGAAATTCAATGCCGATAATTATACTGGCAAAATGCCCCGCTTTCTTCCGCTAACCGCCCGGGACAGCGCGATACGGCAGTTCCGCCCTGCGCCGTTGGTATTGCACGACACGCTTTGCCGGGTGTAACCCTGACTTGCATTCACCACCTTCAGTGCATATCCTGAGACCCAGAGTTAGATTTTTTAAACTCTGAGTTGAGAAACATCTACAGCGTAAAAAAGCGCAAACGGGGCGATTCGAAAACGACTCCACGGGATGGTCAGTCGGGCAGCCGGACCTGGATGGGTACGTTGCCACGGCCTGGAGACGAAACGGATCGTATGGAAATGCAACCGCAGCATAGTGGGCATTTCCGTTAGCATGTGCGGGTTGTCGCGGGGCTCGCCATGCCGTAACAAAAAAAAGAGAGCGGCCATGGCCACAATCCTCTTGATCGAGCCTCATCCCCTCCTGCGCCTGGGTCTGCGCCATTTGTTGACCCAGGCCGGCCTCCACGGCGAACTCGTCGATATCGATCCAGGCGCACTACCTTATCCAGCCGAGTGGCTCTGTCATGCCGACCTGATGATCTACGGATTGTCGGCGGATCCGGCGTTGAGCTGGCAGGAACTGGATCAGGCCTGCCAGACACTGATGCCGAAGCGGGTCCTGGTGCTATCCGAGCAGATCCTGTCGCCGCAGAACGGCGCCACCATGCCCGACAGCGTGCGCGGCCTGTTGTCCAAAGCCTGCAGCGCCGACATGCTGGACGCGGCGATTCGGCTTGTCCTTGCCGACGGCGAGTGCTTTCCCGCCCGGGCCCAGGCGGCGCGCGGCGACGCGAGTCCTGTGCCGTGGCCCTTGATTCCGGCCAGGCCGTCGCCGGCCCCGCTGCATATGCACGTCGGACCGACCCAGGTCGATGACGAACATGACGCCGCCGCCCACCCGGCACAGCACCTCCCGGGCGATGCCGCCTCCGAGCCGGAAACGCCTTCGGCCGGATCGCACCTGCTTAATATTACCGAGCGCCAGTACGAGGTGCTGGCGCTGCTGGCACGCGGCTATCCGATCAAGACTGTCAGCCGCCTGCTGAACATCTCGGTGGCTACCGCCAAGACGCATGCATGCACGCTTTACCAGCGGCTGCACGTGCGCAACAAGGGCGAGGCGGTTTACGTAGCGCTGCAGCGTGGCGCGAAGCTGAGCTGGCCGGGCCCGGCAACCGCTGCCGTGCCGATTCGCGGTGTGGGGCCGTCGCCGGTGGATCTGGCCGGTGTCTGCCAGGCAGCCTGATTGTTAGAGGCTGTTTCAAAATGAAGCGAAGCGGTTCTGGCTAGGCGCGCGGCCGCAGACAGTACAACTGGATCGGCCAAGGCCGCGCAACGACGCCAGAATCTTTTTGAAATGGCCTCTTAGTCCCGCCGGGCGCGCGCTGTGGCGCCCGGCGGCCCGAAGCACCAGCGACTCCATCCTCCGCACTACGGCGCCTCATCCGAATGCACGAGGCGGCGTAGTGCTGCACTTGCTACCCTGATCAACAAACAAGTGGCTCTAACGGGAAGCCGGGCCTGGCCCTTGCTGGCTTAGTGCAACCCGCGCAGCCAACGCAACCCGCTGTCACCCACAGCCGATGACAACGCTCCTGCTTGCCCACAACATGATGCTGCGCCGGGGTGTGCTGCGGCACCTGCGCGAGCTTGCCGCGCTCGCCCCCGTGCTTTCGCAGACCCCCGAGTGGCTGCTGGAGGCGACCCCGGCCGAATTACCCCCGGGTCCCGTCGATTTCGCGCTGCTTGACTGCAGCGGCACCGATACCGATGCTTTCCGCCTGCTCGATGCACTGCACTCCCGCCTGGCGCCCCGGCGCTGGCTGGTCATGTGCGAGACCCTCGACCCCGAGTTCGCACGCTACGCCGCCGGCCTTGGCGCTAGCGGCTGCCTGCCGGTGCCAGCCTCGCCCGAGCAAACGCGGGCTGCGGTGGCGCTGGTGCGCGCCGGGGGACAGTGTTTTCCGCGCCGGGCTTTTGCCATGCCACCGCCCTCCCCCATCGGTTCAGGTGGGTCTACGGCAAGGGGATGATGCGCGCGCCGGTGCGGCTGCCTATGCTGAAAGTGCGCGAATGACGAAGCCGGGACGCTCAATGTCAAGCTGGCCGCCGCGCGATGCACAGGGGGTCGTATGGAAAACGAGCTGGATATCCTGGTCGTGCGCGGCTTTGCCGTGCCGGAGGGCCGGGGCAAGTGGGCGTGCTGCTACGAAATCAGATTGACTACCGGGCGCGATGAACCGCTGTTGTATCGCGGAGAGTTGCATGGCAGGCGCTACGCCTGCGAGGCTGCCGCGATCGCGGCAGCTACCTTTGCCGGTGAGCAGGAAGCACGCAGGCAGATGGCATCCGTGTGGGCCGGACTGCTCGCGCGCCACGAGTACTGCGTGGTGGTGGCGAG
Proteins encoded:
- a CDS encoding replication protein RepA, whose translation is MPIKRNQTILGSRGPADMDSEPSRIIVPGDENSLVPSEKFQRLFDEAQAMEREDAWQSGEVGFLSRASVQVTLPYRAPKGAPPVWTRTSGNISLMIQPGYFTQQRSEKASNGRQKLVSETVSLGYPYGSYPRLMLAWIGKEIMAKKKRGEFTGTVEDRRISLGNSLSEFMYNLGIPMATGGKRGTMTLVRQQMIRLFSATIAIVQNKSTPSQNQNPNHEPLSIDRVGYLLADQLSTWWDPMQPGQGSMFESFVVLSEPFFNELVNRPVPVDMRALKALKQSPFALDVYSWLTYRFFTIQRRTEIPWEALQMQFGTETESERKFRALFRKALKDVLVVYPGAKVDADSSKALILQPSRTSVRKLA
- a CDS encoding cold-shock protein, translating into MTTGTVKWFNETKGFGFITPDDGGADLFAHFSEIQGSGFKTLKDGQRVTFEVKQGPKGLQASAIKPA
- a CDS encoding AAA family ATPase, translated to MPAKIITVFNQKGGCGKTTVSMHLAGTLGLRGARSMLVDMDEQGTATRWAAQASDERPFPASVIGLAPSGGAMHREVRKFIQDYDYIVVDCPPAVHSAAPSSALLISDLAIIPVVPSPPDLWAAVAAKTLAQHAQVQNETLRIRVMANMVQRRVSIARQAIEILGDDLEIPLMQSMIGSRSPFRECQAIGCTVHGVAGARESVQEVDMMVDEVLSLIEQ
- a CDS encoding ParB/RepB/Spo0J family partition protein — protein: MATKLKSLKAGMLAGMAAEKTRGDAIDRFARAEAAISQHPNGLLQARGREPSPIFSAESEPEEEGGRILMKVPLAQLHDNPFNARRIYDPVVVQERAASIATHGQKTPGLATPDPARPGHYILIDGHYRKRALASAGKLEMECFIESNLNDLDFYRLSFLLNEQRSDQSALDNAIAWRQLLDEGKVQKEEDICELTGMSAGTVNKTLALLRLPESVLGVMRERPSAIGIATGYELTLYCKIVGEDRTRDLATRIMAEGLSSREVEAIRKHAQEGKARKIKEISRQYKIRSDAGQLLGTIKEWDSGRVVLDVQVNDRGAREALVETLKARFGLEKTAS
- a CDS encoding phage integrase family protein; translated protein: MQPGKAPNLSLTRSEFAAVRAYVQGMPAAMVAGRYLSDDSDDDDAGGESALRVLLGLRDRMVQLAHLHSRQDLAELLEGGPGRSNRGMDRRVEALAELERLGTAQPRADHGIELWFSPALARRLRAQKISNLHILVNLANRHGNAWWRSVPRIGALAGAAINRWLADHRDVVRDDRGEPLLREHVFARGRLAEAALGPRLHQLVPLELMREEESGTVTAIPDNSDLKSAFGSDLVAVRAWLAANRAQQSTWLAYRKEAERLLLWTAMERRKPLAMLDRQDREEYFAFLRHPAPVRLWVGPRAPRESAAWRPFTGPLSESSVLHASRILGALFEWLQGQGHIAEHVWRPESQSRRTALRLAVPVAAGSTLEPESLARFLDWLAAQGREPEGIRYRAADAAVRLLQEQPIGFASLATFTRDKLGVHEEVGTHEEVGTPSAVDEGLSEAARGALKRHWQDRGLDWGSLAGQPIVLVGPPRLPPTGRARRKAEMSPGSGYSVRGLHALLSQVIERYREAEDAEFAVRSPRDLAGRRTRVKRVGAGGAGVMAPEASGTSTVDHVHVVSAPE
- a CDS encoding helix-turn-helix transcriptional regulator, which codes for MATILLIEPHPLLRLGLRHLLTQAGLHGELVDIDPGALPYPAEWLCHADLMIYGLSADPALSWQELDQACQTLMPKRVLVLSEQILSPQNGATMPDSVRGLLSKACSADMLDAAIRLVLADGECFPARAQAARGDASPVPWPLIPARPSPAPLHMHVGPTQVDDEHDAAAHPAQHLPGDAASEPETPSAGSHLLNITERQYEVLALLARGYPIKTVSRLLNISVATAKTHACTLYQRLHVRNKGEAVYVALQRGAKLSWPGPATAAVPIRGVGPSPVDLAGVCQAA
- a CDS encoding response regulator transcription factor; amino-acid sequence: MTTLLLAHNMMLRRGVLRHLRELAALAPVLSQTPEWLLEATPAELPPGPVDFALLDCSGTDTDAFRLLDALHSRLAPRRWLVMCETLDPEFARYAAGLGASGCLPVPASPEQTRAAVALVRAGGQCFPRRAFAMPPPSPIGSGGSTARG